From the genome of Pseudomonas sp. Teo4, one region includes:
- a CDS encoding AMP-binding protein yields the protein MPHELQLFQEILHLHARHRGAQPAVQGSSGSFSYGQLLAEVQWRQDWLAEQPPGVCVLALENSPELLFWDLAALFGERPCVILPAFFSLTQRRHCLDQSGAVLAVADEGFAEDLRHCGFRTAERCWTREPTAARPLPSGTAKITYTSGSTGAPKGVCLGAESLLRVVRELECASRSAAPGKYLAVLPLAVLLENLGLYAALLAGASVLIYPQQQLGMGGASQVDFKRLLGSIALTGAESLILVPQLLLGLVTAIERGLMRVGPLRFVAVGGARVAPSLLRRAEAVGLPVFEGYGLSECASVVCLNRPGAQRPGSVGRPLPHVQVRIAEDGEVLVSGSVLLGYLGEAPFDGAWWPTGDLGHFDPDGFLYLDGRKKHQFTTSFGRNVNPEWVEAELTQGGVIAQAFVHGEHLPHNLALLWPLDPAAPDEVIEQAVRQANAGLPDYARVHAWRRLPEPLSVVQQTLTANGRPRREHILQHYRSLLSEIQ from the coding sequence ATGCCGCATGAACTGCAGTTGTTTCAAGAGATCCTCCACCTGCATGCCCGTCACCGGGGGGCGCAACCTGCGGTGCAGGGCAGCAGCGGCTCTTTCAGCTATGGCCAGTTGCTGGCCGAGGTGCAATGGCGGCAGGACTGGTTGGCCGAGCAGCCGCCAGGAGTGTGCGTGCTCGCTCTGGAGAACAGCCCTGAGCTGCTGTTCTGGGACCTGGCGGCGCTGTTCGGCGAGCGTCCTTGCGTGATTTTGCCGGCGTTTTTCAGCCTCACCCAGCGCAGGCATTGCCTGGACCAGAGTGGGGCGGTACTGGCCGTGGCCGATGAAGGTTTTGCCGAGGACCTGCGCCACTGTGGCTTTCGCACCGCAGAACGTTGCTGGACGCGCGAACCCACGGCCGCTCGGCCATTGCCCAGCGGCACCGCGAAAATCACGTACACCTCCGGCAGCACGGGGGCGCCCAAAGGTGTATGCCTGGGAGCCGAAAGCCTGCTGCGGGTAGTGCGTGAGCTTGAATGCGCCAGCCGCTCGGCGGCGCCTGGCAAGTACCTGGCGGTGCTGCCGCTGGCTGTCTTGTTGGAGAACCTGGGCTTGTACGCCGCGCTACTGGCGGGTGCCAGCGTGCTGATCTACCCGCAACAACAACTGGGTATGGGCGGCGCAAGCCAGGTCGACTTCAAGCGGTTACTGGGCAGCATCGCCCTGACGGGAGCCGAGAGCCTGATTCTGGTCCCACAGTTGTTGCTTGGCCTGGTGACGGCCATCGAGCGTGGCCTGATGCGCGTGGGGCCGTTGCGCTTCGTTGCGGTGGGCGGCGCCCGGGTGGCCCCCAGCCTGTTGAGGCGGGCCGAAGCAGTGGGCCTACCGGTATTCGAGGGCTACGGGTTGTCCGAGTGCGCCTCGGTGGTGTGCCTCAACCGTCCAGGGGCGCAGCGCCCCGGCAGTGTCGGGCGGCCCTTGCCCCATGTGCAGGTGCGCATAGCCGAAGACGGCGAGGTGCTGGTCAGCGGTTCGGTGCTGCTGGGGTACCTGGGTGAAGCGCCGTTCGACGGGGCCTGGTGGCCCACCGGCGACCTCGGCCACTTCGATCCAGACGGTTTCCTGTACCTCGACGGGCGCAAGAAGCACCAGTTCACCACCAGTTTCGGACGCAACGTGAACCCTGAATGGGTGGAGGCCGAGTTGACCCAAGGCGGGGTGATTGCCCAGGCGTTCGTCCACGGCGAGCACCTGCCTCACAACCTGGCGCTGCTCTGGCCGCTGGACCCCGCAGCCCCCGACGAGGTGATCGAGCAGGCAGTGCGTCAGGCCAACGCCGGGCTGCCGGATTATGCCCGGGTGCATGCGTGGAGACGTCTGCCCGAGCCGCTCAGTGTCGTCCAGCAGACGCTCACGGCCAATGGTCGTCCGCGCCGCGAACACATTCTGCAGCACTACCGGTCGCTGCTGTCTGAAATCCAGTGA
- a CDS encoding thermostable hemolysin → MTQTDCGAMFPLAIGVHPERQAHLLMQGLSDPGRAVLEQFIHDRFQSVHQADVQHYLPELLGLHDSHQRLIAAAGIRLASGGPLFLERYLDEPLEAAVSRLAAGTVQRSELVEVGNLAALSAGSARIMIIAVTWLLAMRGLQWVAFTGAATLVNSFLRLGLAPTVLAQADPGRLNGDAASWGRYYAQHPQVFVGRIGYGYAALDQRGVFERLGLPSTLREAGHAA, encoded by the coding sequence ATGACCCAGACCGATTGCGGCGCGATGTTTCCATTGGCCATTGGCGTCCATCCCGAGCGCCAGGCCCACCTGCTGATGCAGGGCTTGTCCGACCCCGGACGCGCCGTGCTGGAACAGTTCATTCATGACCGTTTCCAGTCCGTTCACCAAGCCGATGTCCAGCACTACCTGCCAGAGCTGCTGGGGCTGCATGACAGTCACCAGCGTCTGATCGCCGCGGCGGGCATACGCCTGGCCAGCGGTGGCCCGTTGTTTCTCGAACGCTACCTCGATGAGCCTCTGGAGGCTGCCGTCTCGCGCCTGGCCGCCGGCACGGTGCAACGGTCGGAGCTGGTGGAAGTCGGCAACCTGGCCGCACTCAGTGCCGGTAGCGCGCGGATCATGATCATCGCCGTGACCTGGTTGCTGGCCATGCGTGGCCTGCAATGGGTGGCATTCACAGGGGCGGCGACCCTGGTCAACAGCTTCCTTCGCCTGGGCCTGGCACCGACGGTGCTGGCTCAGGCCGACCCCGGGCGCCTGAACGGCGATGCGGCGAGCTGGGGGCGTTACTACGCCCAGCACCCGCAGGTGTTCGTCGGTCGCATCGGTTACGGCTACGCGGCGCTTGACCAACGTGGGGTTTTCGAGCGGCTTGGCTTGCCGTCGACGCTGCGGGAGGCCGGTCATGCCGCATGA
- a CDS encoding MFS transporter: MAVLDSASTGSSAPQRGITREERKVIFASSLGTVFEWYDFYLYGSLAAIIAKHFFAGVNETTAFIFALLAFAAGFAVRPFGAIVFGRLGDMIGRKHTFLITIVIMGISTAVVGILPSYAAIGVAAPIILITLRLLQGLALGGEYGGAATYVAEHAPKGRRGFFTAWIQTTATLGLFLSLLVILACRTAMGTEAFEAWGWRIPFLLSILLLAISVYIRMQLNESPVFMKMKAEGKACKAPLTESFARWDNLKVVIMSLLGGTAGQAVVWYTGQFYALFFLLQMLKIDPQTANLLIAGSLLIGTPFFIVFGSLSDRIGRKKIVMAGCIIAALTYFPIFKALTEYGNPDVFVAQEQNPVVVVADPGQCAFQFDPVGKAKFTSSCDIAKSLLAKRAIPYENEKAEPGSVAQIRIGERVIPSFDGSSLAAADFKAQSDAFTATLGGALKEAGYPEKADPAKIHYPMVLLLLTILVIYVTMVYGPIAAWLVELFPARIRYTSMSLPYHIGNGWFGGFLPTVAFAMVAATGDIYYGLWYPIVIALMTAVLGIFFLPETKDRDIHHA; encoded by the coding sequence ATGGCGGTACTCGACAGCGCGTCCACGGGCAGTAGCGCACCCCAACGCGGCATCACCCGGGAGGAGCGCAAAGTCATTTTCGCCTCGTCCCTGGGCACGGTGTTCGAATGGTACGACTTCTACCTTTATGGCTCATTGGCAGCCATCATCGCCAAGCACTTCTTCGCTGGCGTCAATGAAACCACCGCCTTCATCTTCGCGCTGCTGGCCTTTGCCGCAGGCTTTGCCGTGCGGCCGTTCGGCGCGATCGTGTTCGGTCGGCTGGGCGACATGATCGGGCGCAAGCACACCTTCCTCATCACCATCGTCATCATGGGCATCTCGACCGCCGTGGTGGGTATTCTGCCCAGCTACGCAGCCATCGGTGTGGCGGCGCCGATCATTCTGATCACCTTGCGTCTGCTGCAGGGCCTGGCCCTGGGGGGCGAGTACGGTGGTGCGGCGACCTATGTAGCCGAGCATGCGCCCAAGGGGCGGCGAGGTTTCTTCACCGCCTGGATCCAGACCACCGCCACCCTAGGGCTGTTCCTGTCGCTGCTGGTGATTCTGGCGTGCCGCACGGCGATGGGGACCGAGGCGTTCGAAGCCTGGGGCTGGCGCATTCCGTTCCTGCTGTCGATTCTGCTGTTGGCGATTTCGGTGTACATCCGCATGCAGCTCAACGAGTCGCCGGTGTTCATGAAGATGAAGGCCGAGGGCAAGGCGTGCAAGGCGCCGCTGACCGAGTCCTTCGCCCGTTGGGACAACCTGAAGGTGGTGATCATGTCGTTGCTTGGCGGCACTGCCGGCCAGGCTGTGGTGTGGTACACCGGGCAGTTCTACGCGCTGTTCTTCCTGCTGCAGATGCTCAAGATCGACCCGCAGACCGCCAACCTGCTGATTGCCGGTTCACTGCTGATCGGTACGCCGTTCTTCATCGTGTTCGGCAGCCTGTCCGACCGGATTGGGCGCAAGAAGATCGTCATGGCGGGCTGCATCATTGCCGCGCTGACCTACTTCCCGATCTTCAAGGCGCTGACCGAATACGGCAACCCGGACGTGTTCGTCGCCCAGGAGCAGAACCCTGTGGTGGTGGTGGCCGACCCCGGCCAATGCGCGTTCCAGTTCGACCCGGTGGGCAAGGCCAAATTCACAAGCTCCTGCGACATCGCCAAGAGCTTGCTGGCCAAGCGCGCCATTCCTTATGAGAACGAAAAGGCCGAGCCCGGCAGCGTGGCGCAGATTCGCATCGGCGAGCGGGTGATTCCGAGCTTTGATGGCAGCAGCCTGGCAGCCGCTGACTTCAAGGCCCAGAGCGATGCCTTTACCGCCACGCTGGGTGGCGCGTTGAAGGAAGCGGGTTACCCGGAAAAGGCGGACCCTGCGAAGATCCACTACCCGATGGTGTTGCTGCTGCTGACGATCCTGGTGATCTACGTGACCATGGTTTACGGCCCGATTGCCGCCTGGCTGGTTGAGCTGTTCCCGGCGCGTATCCGCTACACCTCGATGTCGTTGCCGTACCACATCGGTAACGGCTGGTTCGGTGGCTTCCTGCCGACCGTGGCTTTTGCCATGGTGGCGGCGACCGGGGATATCTATTACGGGTTGTGGTACCCGATCGTGATTGCGCTGATGACGGCGGTGCTGGGGATCTTCTTCCTGCCGGAGACCAAGGATCGGGATATTCACCACGCTTGA
- a CDS encoding alpha/beta hydrolase translates to MAELQTHEHWIVTAQGRLYAQEWAVSQVQGAPIILLHDSLGCVALWRDFPARLAQITGRRVIAYDRLGFGRSDAHPGKLRLGFVEAEALQGFAAVREQLGVDTFIVFGHSVGGGMAVGCAATFASACQGLITESAQAFAEARTLQGIREADAQFAEPGQLERLRRYHGDKAEWVLRAWVDNWLADDFADWSLDALLPQVRCPLLSLHGDDDEFGSQAHPERLVRLASGPSLMQILPGCGHVPHREHPQQVLERVKQFLN, encoded by the coding sequence ATGGCTGAGCTGCAGACCCACGAGCACTGGATCGTCACTGCCCAGGGCCGGCTATACGCACAAGAGTGGGCCGTGTCACAAGTGCAAGGCGCGCCCATCATCCTGCTGCATGACTCGCTGGGTTGCGTCGCCCTGTGGCGCGACTTTCCAGCCCGGCTGGCGCAAATCACCGGGCGCCGGGTCATCGCCTATGATCGCCTTGGCTTTGGCCGCTCCGATGCACATCCAGGCAAGCTGCGGCTGGGGTTTGTCGAAGCCGAGGCGCTGCAGGGCTTCGCCGCGGTGCGCGAGCAGCTTGGCGTGGACACCTTCATCGTCTTCGGGCACAGCGTCGGTGGCGGCATGGCGGTCGGCTGCGCAGCGACATTCGCCAGCGCGTGCCAGGGGTTGATCACCGAGTCGGCGCAGGCCTTCGCCGAAGCGCGTACGCTGCAGGGCATTCGTGAGGCCGATGCGCAGTTCGCCGAACCCGGCCAGCTGGAGCGGTTGCGCCGTTACCATGGTGATAAGGCCGAGTGGGTGTTGCGTGCCTGGGTCGACAACTGGCTGGCCGACGACTTCGCCGACTGGAGCCTCGACGCGCTGTTGCCACAGGTGCGTTGCCCGCTGCTCAGTCTGCATGGCGACGATGATGAGTTCGGCTCGCAAGCGCATCCAGAGCGGTTGGTTCGATTGGCGAGCGGGCCGAGCCTGATGCAAATCTTGCCAGGCTGTGGGCATGTGCCCCATCGGGAACATCCGCAGCAGGTGTTGGAACGGGTGAAACAGTTCCTGAACTGA
- a CDS encoding VOC family protein, translating into MRPFAIKDIDHLVLRVKDLERSVAFYRDVLGCEVSRVRDDLGMVHLATGSAMIDLVTLDGPLGKPGGAAPGPQGRNLHHFCLRIEPFDEQALTAYLLAQDIRVEPAEKRYGAEGEGLSLYCYDPDGNQVELKGPVHG; encoded by the coding sequence ATGCGACCGTTCGCCATCAAGGATATCGACCATCTGGTCCTGCGGGTAAAGGACCTTGAGCGCAGTGTTGCCTTCTACCGCGACGTGCTGGGGTGTGAGGTCAGCCGTGTGCGGGACGATCTGGGCATGGTCCACCTGGCGACAGGCTCGGCGATGATCGACCTGGTCACCCTCGATGGCCCGCTGGGCAAACCGGGCGGCGCGGCGCCGGGCCCGCAAGGGCGCAACCTGCATCATTTCTGCCTGCGCATCGAGCCATTCGATGAGCAGGCGCTGACCGCCTACCTGCTTGCGCAGGATATCCGCGTCGAACCCGCCGAGAAGCGTTACGGCGCCGAGGGGGAGGGGCTGTCGCTGTACTGCTACGACCCCGATGGCAACCAGGTCGAGCTGAAGGGGCCTGTACATGGCTGA
- a CDS encoding alpha/beta fold hydrolase — protein MRSLCGPKDHLLDLEGIEIAVRTWGPEDGIPVLALHGWLDNAASFERLGPLLDGCFVVAPDLVGHGRSDHRRHDSGYYLWEHAEDMLAVADSLGLAQFHVLAHGMGTGVASLLGAMTSGIASMIFLDGMGAPFTVAQDDRVQHLARAYRLKRMVQRSQLQGFGEPDTHRFDSIETALEQRRKRLDGELSEEAARLLALRDLLQLGDGYCWRHDPRLVLPEPMPLTEGEACDLLRQIRCPLYLMFGRQGAFTGEGFEQRKAALPEHARISWHPGGHHFHLEAPDRALVDQILRILARHEGSMLQRRVNE, from the coding sequence ATGCGTTCGCTGTGCGGTCCGAAGGATCATCTGCTTGACCTCGAAGGCATTGAAATTGCCGTGCGCACCTGGGGGCCTGAAGACGGTATCCCCGTGCTGGCGCTACACGGCTGGTTGGATAACGCGGCCTCGTTCGAACGGTTGGGGCCGTTGCTTGACGGTTGTTTCGTGGTGGCCCCGGACTTGGTCGGCCACGGTCGCTCCGACCATCGCCGCCATGACAGCGGTTACTACCTCTGGGAGCATGCCGAAGACATGCTGGCGGTGGCCGATAGCCTGGGCTTGGCGCAGTTTCATGTGTTGGCCCATGGCATGGGCACCGGGGTGGCGTCATTGCTGGGCGCGATGACCAGCGGCATTGCCAGCATGATCTTCCTCGATGGCATGGGGGCGCCGTTCACGGTGGCTCAGGATGACCGTGTGCAGCACCTGGCGCGGGCATATCGGCTCAAGCGCATGGTTCAGCGCAGCCAGCTGCAAGGCTTTGGCGAACCGGACACACACCGTTTCGACAGTATCGAGACGGCACTGGAGCAACGGCGCAAGCGCCTGGATGGCGAGTTGTCCGAAGAGGCTGCGCGACTGCTGGCCCTGCGTGATTTGCTGCAACTGGGCGACGGCTATTGCTGGCGTCATGATCCACGCCTGGTGCTACCCGAACCCATGCCGTTGACCGAAGGCGAAGCGTGCGACTTGCTACGGCAGATTCGTTGCCCGTTGTACCTCATGTTCGGTCGCCAAGGGGCGTTCACCGGGGAAGGGTTCGAGCAGCGCAAGGCGGCCTTGCCTGAGCATGCGCGCATCTCCTGGCACCCAGGCGGCCACCATTTCCATCTGGAAGCGCCGGATCGGGCGCTGGTCGATCAGATACTGCGTATTCTCGCCCGTCACGAGGGAAGCATGCTGCAGCGGCGGGTCAATGAGTAA
- a CDS encoding NEL-type E3 ubiquitin ligase domain-containing protein — MTSTPALHHAQITRALPEWVKMLHPRHTRQVVQQLRADYLAEDGSPHSWYATASDEDRQQLRALIETRNTSREALKKALTGLKGITEFCKPLLVQRLNLDVSVDKAQYVFQPFEPINSNWPGLPDPQVPLVPNQAVDILATRPVGAPQPRSLLEAALHNFEGLEEVGAHSQLTCAPDDDSPLQGLSMASFVKHCRELDLGQRYQAHLQAIHEGPRKNEIERLTIEALRHSLRVQAHIASFKGLLSKRGLDGLIQLCDNATRPTYGQQDLLCWRFSLFDIPIHDILLIGPDQAGQSNPCIVYMPDDSEETVREFPSRLEAARHLRRRLLQSDFRRVLINCAYKDKQPELARSLQEALFKKRDDSVSHPRKQVDLRFAPSALTTELWPALYRSHLSRMKADARTLAVPTADVDAKARQERLAHWLETGLSVLNVAAFFIPGLNAVMTGVFAYQLMGSVFSGFHAWEEGDTAQALGQLESLAINAAVIAGFAVGARLVQSSGFVDALRSVWHEDSELLWHPEMARYISTTVLPKDAEPNALGLHPIDGKTYWVKDGDVFEVFQDADSQWRVRHPSDPEAYAPPLQHHGDGRWLLDHERPAEWESEQLLRRLGRFSAGLGDTELSVAQRITDTDSAVLRRTQAAGLRPPALLCDTLLRLRLDNQVENIIASVRQGKPLLAHKNYALPELLALPEWPQDHVLKVYEGPEPWGNAVRYGASHMPGQVEIEITRADLEGGKLSQTVLGQMEEQHVQSMLGETPYAQRATALDNKLADRLNIQRKAIFQSLRQSHRQVHTPSEQTLARQFPGLPDSALEEILRHTSRAEQSRLATGRVPLRIAEEARLLQARTRLDQAILGLYRPSLANSDSRQLAEALLAEHPNATADELLEYALADRERCATLIGQQPVKPGFRSPLRLADGRAGYPLSGRGTARNAATLRLWALYPELDYEQIRTLVTELSQAGDLGLALNRLEAEQRTLHSTLSEWADATDDRFERNQRRQCAEQLMNAWRREGGSQYAILELEHLEVGLLPTITSRLPHIRVLKLDALNLRRLEGEFLACFPHLEALDVSNNLNINAQSLFEALRATPRLQTLTLSGNGLTALSATAQQALDAMPGLRALNLPRNYLELDEASMGSLARLQLEGLNLANNHITLNPALAARFQDMVHLQVLRLSFNPLQLAPDFSFMARLSHLTLIRCDLQEWPTGLTTLMSQPQYQLRHLDLSHNSIQALTDLPGVLRTPYAHDVAARLPGRRWHFNYNPLEADTRARLLGSGVAVFSHAAEIPEWQAVWRNQASTAQDTLWADLFDQGEHASLLGVLERLAQSAEARQDAQGINLRVWALLEKAGQDTRLRERLEQVAQQYPPTCGDAGAEAFSALEIEVLAHETAGHSSDRSKTLLSLYHKLFRRNKVNALADRISLKRTVRKQALLAGVLDEDLPPYDELDEPSAFPNIDLVAGLVDDIEVRLALRQSLATRLDFPEPSRGMLYRDIARINQTIIDKVAAEVARLDNDKQARQQWLTEQSGWVMHLKNRHADQFILITDFWRSGHDYLFYCLDESNEAVTRLDTSVIDALAKVLPTNPLDEQGILRRVPLNDGQFKQAMDALSTEQQQVEAGLLLSLTRQVETLGG; from the coding sequence ATGACTAGCACACCCGCGCTCCACCACGCGCAGATCACTCGCGCTCTGCCCGAATGGGTCAAGATGCTTCACCCCAGGCACACCCGGCAAGTTGTGCAACAACTACGCGCCGATTACCTTGCCGAGGACGGCTCACCCCACAGCTGGTACGCCACGGCCTCGGATGAAGATCGCCAGCAACTGCGAGCACTCATCGAAACCCGCAATACGAGCCGGGAAGCGCTCAAGAAGGCACTGACCGGCCTCAAGGGCATCACCGAATTCTGCAAACCGCTGCTGGTGCAGCGGCTGAACCTCGATGTGTCGGTGGACAAGGCCCAATATGTGTTCCAGCCGTTTGAACCTATCAACAGCAACTGGCCTGGCTTGCCCGATCCGCAGGTTCCACTCGTACCGAACCAGGCAGTGGACATACTGGCCACCCGGCCCGTCGGAGCCCCACAACCTCGGAGCCTGCTTGAAGCGGCGTTGCACAACTTCGAAGGCCTCGAGGAAGTTGGAGCGCACAGTCAGCTGACCTGCGCTCCTGATGATGACAGCCCGCTGCAGGGCCTGAGCATGGCCAGTTTCGTAAAACACTGCAGGGAGCTGGATCTGGGGCAACGGTACCAGGCTCATCTGCAGGCGATCCACGAAGGCCCACGCAAAAATGAAATCGAGCGTCTGACAATCGAAGCGCTTCGCCACTCATTGCGCGTCCAGGCGCACATCGCGTCATTCAAAGGGTTGCTGAGCAAGCGCGGCCTCGATGGATTGATCCAGCTGTGCGACAACGCAACCCGGCCAACCTATGGCCAACAAGACCTGCTCTGCTGGCGCTTCAGCCTGTTTGACATTCCAATCCACGACATTCTGCTGATCGGGCCTGACCAGGCTGGGCAAAGCAATCCATGCATCGTCTACATGCCTGACGACAGCGAGGAGACGGTAAGGGAGTTCCCCTCACGTCTGGAAGCTGCCCGTCATCTGCGACGCAGGCTGCTGCAAAGCGATTTTCGCCGTGTGCTGATCAACTGCGCCTACAAGGACAAGCAGCCCGAACTCGCCCGCTCGCTGCAGGAGGCATTGTTCAAAAAGCGTGACGACAGCGTCAGCCATCCACGCAAGCAGGTGGACCTGCGTTTTGCCCCTTCTGCGCTTACTACCGAACTCTGGCCGGCGTTGTACCGGTCCCATCTCTCGCGCATGAAAGCCGATGCCAGAACCCTCGCGGTCCCCACTGCCGACGTCGATGCCAAAGCCCGCCAGGAACGCCTGGCCCATTGGCTTGAGACGGGACTGAGTGTGCTCAACGTAGCCGCCTTCTTCATCCCCGGCCTGAATGCCGTCATGACAGGTGTATTTGCGTACCAGCTCATGGGCTCGGTGTTTTCCGGCTTCCATGCCTGGGAAGAAGGCGATACCGCACAGGCGTTGGGCCAGTTGGAGTCACTGGCCATCAACGCCGCGGTCATTGCAGGATTCGCGGTCGGAGCACGACTGGTCCAAAGCTCGGGCTTCGTCGATGCATTGCGCAGTGTCTGGCATGAAGACAGTGAACTGCTGTGGCACCCCGAAATGGCTCGGTACATCAGCACTACGGTGCTACCGAAGGACGCTGAGCCCAACGCGCTGGGCCTACACCCCATCGACGGAAAAACTTATTGGGTCAAGGACGGTGACGTGTTCGAAGTCTTTCAAGATGCCGATTCGCAGTGGCGCGTCCGCCACCCCAGCGATCCTGAGGCCTATGCTCCCCCCTTGCAGCACCACGGCGATGGCCGCTGGCTGCTGGACCACGAACGGCCTGCCGAATGGGAGAGTGAACAGTTGCTGCGTCGACTTGGCCGATTCAGCGCAGGCCTCGGAGATACCGAGTTGAGCGTGGCCCAGCGCATAACTGACACGGACAGCGCGGTACTGCGCCGTACCCAGGCGGCAGGCCTGCGCCCTCCGGCGTTGTTGTGCGACACCCTGCTACGCCTGCGCCTGGACAACCAGGTGGAAAACATCATCGCCAGCGTACGCCAAGGAAAACCCCTCCTGGCCCACAAAAATTATGCGCTGCCGGAACTGCTGGCCTTGCCGGAGTGGCCTCAGGACCATGTGTTGAAGGTATATGAAGGGCCGGAACCTTGGGGCAACGCGGTTCGCTACGGTGCTTCCCACATGCCTGGCCAAGTGGAAATCGAAATCACCCGTGCGGACCTGGAAGGCGGCAAGCTGAGCCAGACGGTTCTGGGGCAGATGGAAGAACAGCACGTGCAATCGATGCTCGGCGAAACACCTTATGCACAGCGCGCCACCGCACTGGACAACAAACTCGCCGACCGCCTGAACATCCAGCGCAAAGCCATATTCCAGAGCTTGCGGCAAAGCCATCGACAGGTTCACACCCCTTCGGAACAAACTCTTGCCAGACAGTTCCCTGGCCTGCCGGACAGCGCGCTGGAGGAAATACTCAGGCACACCAGCCGTGCCGAACAGAGCCGCCTGGCGACCGGGCGAGTTCCCTTGCGCATTGCCGAAGAAGCTCGGTTACTGCAAGCCCGCACGCGGCTCGACCAAGCGATCCTCGGTTTGTATCGGCCCAGTCTGGCCAACAGCGATAGCCGCCAACTGGCTGAGGCTCTGCTTGCAGAGCACCCGAACGCAACCGCAGACGAGCTGCTGGAATACGCCCTCGCTGATCGTGAACGATGTGCCACACTCATCGGCCAACAGCCTGTCAAGCCGGGGTTCCGCTCACCATTGCGCCTGGCCGACGGGCGAGCCGGCTATCCACTCAGTGGCCGAGGCACGGCCAGGAACGCCGCTACCCTCAGGCTCTGGGCCCTCTACCCCGAACTCGACTACGAACAGATCCGCACGCTTGTTACCGAACTGAGCCAGGCCGGCGACCTGGGACTGGCGCTCAACCGACTGGAGGCCGAGCAACGCACGCTTCACAGCACATTGAGTGAGTGGGCCGATGCCACGGACGATCGGTTTGAACGCAACCAACGTCGGCAATGTGCCGAACAGCTGATGAACGCATGGCGGCGTGAGGGCGGTAGCCAATACGCGATACTGGAACTTGAGCATCTTGAAGTAGGCCTGCTGCCCACGATCACTTCACGCCTGCCCCATATCCGAGTCCTCAAGCTGGATGCGTTGAACCTGCGTCGCCTTGAGGGCGAGTTCCTTGCCTGCTTCCCTCACCTGGAAGCGCTGGACGTCTCGAACAACCTGAACATCAACGCGCAATCTCTGTTCGAAGCGCTCAGGGCCACACCCAGGCTACAGACACTGACTTTGTCCGGGAACGGTTTGACGGCCCTCTCGGCGACTGCCCAGCAAGCCCTCGATGCGATGCCCGGCCTACGAGCGCTCAACCTGCCGAGAAACTACCTGGAACTGGACGAAGCCAGCATGGGTTCCCTGGCACGGCTGCAACTGGAAGGCTTGAATCTGGCGAACAACCACATAACGCTCAATCCAGCCCTTGCCGCACGTTTTCAGGACATGGTCCATCTTCAGGTGTTGCGCCTGAGCTTCAACCCGCTGCAACTGGCCCCTGATTTCAGTTTCATGGCGCGCCTGAGCCATCTGACACTGATTCGTTGTGACCTGCAGGAATGGCCCACAGGCCTGACTACCCTGATGAGCCAGCCACAGTACCAATTGCGCCACCTCGACCTTTCGCACAACAGTATTCAGGCCCTGACCGATCTGCCGGGGGTACTTCGCACACCCTATGCCCACGATGTCGCAGCCCGGCTTCCGGGAAGGCGCTGGCATTTCAATTACAACCCCTTGGAAGCTGACACTCGGGCGCGCCTGCTCGGCAGTGGTGTGGCGGTGTTCAGCCACGCAGCAGAAATACCGGAGTGGCAGGCCGTGTGGCGCAACCAGGCAAGCACCGCCCAGGACACGCTGTGGGCCGACCTGTTCGACCAGGGCGAACACGCTAGCCTATTGGGCGTGCTGGAACGCCTTGCCCAGTCGGCAGAGGCACGCCAGGACGCACAGGGTATCAACCTGCGCGTCTGGGCATTGCTTGAAAAAGCCGGACAGGACACCAGGCTGCGCGAGCGCTTGGAACAAGTCGCTCAGCAATACCCTCCCACCTGCGGAGACGCCGGGGCCGAAGCTTTCAGTGCGCTGGAAATCGAGGTACTGGCCCATGAGACTGCCGGGCACTCCAGCGACCGCTCCAAAACGTTGTTGAGCCTTTATCACAAACTGTTCCGGCGCAATAAAGTCAATGCACTGGCTGACCGCATCAGTCTGAAAAGAACCGTGCGCAAGCAAGCGCTACTGGCTGGTGTACTCGACGAGGACTTGCCGCCCTACGATGAGCTGGATGAACCTTCCGCGTTTCCAAATATCGACCTGGTAGCCGGTCTGGTCGACGATATCGAGGTTCGCCTGGCTTTGCGCCAGTCGCTGGCCACACGTCTGGACTTCCCCGAACCCAGCCGGGGCATGCTGTACCGTGACATCGCCAGAATCAACCAGACCATCATCGACAAGGTTGCGGCTGAGGTGGCCAGGCTCGACAACGACAAGCAGGCTCGCCAGCAATGGTTGACCGAGCAATCAGGCTGGGTCATGCATCTGAAAAACCGCCATGCCGATCAGTTCATCCTCATTACCGACTTCTGGCGATCAGGCCACGACTATCTGTTCTACTGCCTGGATGAAAGCAACGAGGCTGTGACCCGTCTGGATACCTCGGTAATCGACGCGTTAGCCAAGGTCCTGCCGACAAACCCCTTGGACGAGCAGGGAATCCTGCGCCGCGTGCCGCTCAATGACGGGCAGTTCAAGCAAGCCATGGACGCCTTGAGCACTGAGCAACAGCAGGTGGAGGCCGGCCTGCTGTTGAGCCTTACCCGTCAGGTGGAAACCCTCGGCGGCTAG